TCGCGCGAATCCTGCGATGCTTCCCGACCGTTGGGCGGTCGTGCGGATGTCGGCGACTCCGCTCGACACGGGCGACGAGGCACCGGCTCGACTCGCGCTCGACACCGACGATCGTGCCCATCCGATGCTCTCGAGGCGGCTTGCGGCACGCAAGCTCGCCGCGCTCGAGCTCGTGAAGGTCTCCGGAGACGAAGCCGGGCGCGCGCGCCTGTTCGCAGAGCGCTGCGCCGGGGCCGCCAGGGCCCGTGTCGTCGAGGGAGCGCACGCGACGGCCGTCGTGGTCAACCGCGTGGACACCGCGCGCCGCGTCTATCGACACCTGACGGCCGAGACGCCGCGCGAGTTCGACGTCGCGCTGCTCACGGGACGCATGCGCCCGCTCGACCGCGCCGACATCATGGGCGATTCCGCCGACGCCACTTCACTGGCGGCCCGGATTCTCGCTGGCCGTCTCAGGCGACACGACGGCCGCCCCATCGTCGTCGTGGCTACCCAATGCATTGAGGCGGGGGCCGACTTCGACTTCGACGCGCTCGTCACCGAGTGCGCGAGCCTCGACGCGCTGCGCCAGCGCTTCGGGCGCGTGGATCGCCGGGGCGAGCTCGGAGAGAGCCGGTCGACCATCCTGCTTCGCCACGACCAGATCGGCGAGAAGGCCGACGATCCCGTCTACGGGCGTGCCGTGGCGTTGACGTGGGAGTGGCTGGGTGCCGAGGCCGATGCGAAAGGGCCCGGTGGCGTCGTCGACTTCGGCATCGCGGGGTTTCCCCAACTTCCCGAGACGGCTGGCGACATGGCGGCGCTCTGCTCGCCCGTCGTCCGCGCGCCCGTCCTGCTGCCCGCCTACCTCGATGCCTGGGCACAGACGAGCCCGCGTCCCGAGCCGGATCCCGACGTCAGCCTGTGGCTGCACGGACCGAAGCGAGGCGTCGCCGAGGTTCGAATCGTCTGGCGGGCCGATGTCGACGAGCACCAGTTGAACGGTGACGCCGATGAGACCCGGGCCACCGCCGCGACGGGTCGTCACCTCGCCGAGCCGGACACGCGCGAGATTGAACGCCGCCGCGACGTGGCCGAACGACTGCGGCCGCAGCTCGAGGTCTGCCCGCCGAGCAGCCTCGAGGCGCTCTCCGTGCCGCTGCCGGCCATGCGGGCCTGGCTCGCGCGCGGCCCCGCCGAGCCGGTGGCCGACGTCGAAGGCACGAGCGACGCCAACGCCGAGCGTCGCGAAGCGCAGGGGTCGAGTGCACGCGCTCGTCTGTGCGTGCGATACGACCGTGGCGGCATCGAGGTCGTGGGCCCCGACGCCATCCACCCTGAGGACACCCTCGTCGTGCCTTCGAGTTACGGGGGCCTCGCGGCCGGAAGCTGGGACCCCGAGGCACCGACGTTCGTGCGCGACCTCGGCGACTGGGCTCAGCTCGTGCACCACGGACGCCCCGTGCTCAGACTCGTTCCGGCGAACCTCGCGGGGCCGCCTGTCCAGCCGGCCGACGAGTCGGCACGGTGGGCGTCGAGCTTCTGGTGTCCGCCCGCGGCGGCGCGTGATGTCCCGAGCATCCCGCACGTCGACGACTCGAACATCGACCTGCGCGAGGCGGCCGGTCTCTGGCTCGATTCCGTGAGGGACGTGGCCGGTGTCAGGCTTCAGCAGATCGTGCGGGCCCTCGCGCCGGCCGCGAGCAGGGCGAGGTTCCGGGTCGTCGAGGTCGGTGGCCACCGAATCGCGCTCGTCGGCACGCGTCGTGTTCGTGTCCAGACGCCGCATGCCCCGCTCGAAGACACGCTCGGAGAGGTGCTGACCGAAGACGACGACTCCGCCTCGTTTGCCGGCCGCGAGGTCACGCTGCAGGGACACCTGTCCGATGTGGGCGTCCTGGCCCGGCGTTTCGCCGAGCAGCTTCGGCTTCCCAGCGACGTCGCAGAGGACCTTGCCCTGGCCGGCGCCCTTCACGACATCGGCAAGGCCGACCGCCGGTTCCAGCAGATGCTGGCCGGCGGCAGCGAGGTGAGGCTGGCCCTGCAGCGCGAGCCGCTCGCCAAGTCGACGGGTGAAGCTCGCGACGTCGCGTCGAGGGACAGGGCCAGGCTGCGCGCCGGATACCCCACGGGTTACCGTCACGAGCTGTTGTCGGTGGCCATGCTCGAGTCCTCGGCACTCCTCGAGCGGGCTCACGACCGCAACCTCGTGCTGCATCTCGTGGGGAGCCATCACGGCTGGTGTCGCCCGTTCGCCCCGGCGCGCGACCCGGGTCCATCGCTGGAGGTGGAGTGGGTCGTCGACGGGTACCGACTGCGGGCTGATGCGGCTCATCACCTCGCGCGCCTCGATTCGGGCGTGGCCGACCGGTTCTTCGACCTCGTCGAGCGCTACGGGTGGTGGGGGCTCGCCTGGCTCGAGGCGATTCTGCGCCTGGCCGATCATCGGGCGAGCGAGGCGGCAGCCTCCCTGGGAGAACCAGTGACGCGGTGAGTTGCCCGTGTCGAGGGCTCGCCACAGGTAGAGCGAAAGTAGGTCGTCGGAGGGATCACGTCATGCACGGTCGCAGCGACGCTGGCGTTCGGCTTCCCGGTCTGGACGGGTCGAATCCCCTTGGTGTTCTCGCGGCTCTTGGACTGCTTCGCGTGGTTGATGGTCGCGCGCAGACTTCGGCGCGAGACCGACCTCGTCTCGAGTGGGTCGACGATGGATACTGGCAGCCTGTGATCTACGGCGCCGGCGGCTTCGACCGCGTGAGTGAGGCGGTCGTCGAGGACCGCGACACCTGGTCAGACGACCCGGCGTTCCTGCTCGCGTACGACGAGAGCGGCGAGAGCCTGATCGACCCGCGCGTGGCTGGCGGTAAGGTGGTGCGTGACCTCAAGCCGAGCCCTTCAGCCATGCACCAGTTCCACGATCGAATCGCCGCGGCCGCCGAGCGAGGCGGCCTGTCGCCGGTGGAGTGGCTTGCCACCAGGCGTTCGATGGACACCGCGGCCGCGTTCGGCAGCGAGGTCGTGCAAGACAACAATGGGAGGACGAAACCGCTTGCGCTCCACTTCACCGCCGGCCAGCAGAGTTTTCTCGACGCGGCCGCGAAGCTCCAGCAAGGCATCACGGCGGACCACGTGAGGGAAGCCCTGCTTGGTCCGTGGACGGGAAGCAGTAAGCTTCCCAGTATGTCGTGGGACTCCACCATCACCCGCATGTATGCGCTTCGCGCCACGGATCCTTCCGGAGAGAAGCGAGGGAGTACGCCCGGCGCCGACTGGCTGGCGTTCATCGGCCTTGGCGTGCTGCTCGTCGTACCTCGCGGCCGACGCCTCGTGACCGCCGGGGTGCGTGGCGGGTGGAAGGACGGTGAATTCTCCTGGCCCATGTGGAGCGTCCCGCTCTCCCTGCCGGTCGTTCGGGCCCTCCTCCTGACGCCAACGCTCCCAAGGCTACCGGCCGCGGAGAGGGCAGCCCGGGGCATCGCCACGGTCTTCTCATCGGCGATCATGAGGTACGACCCCGGTGGCTATGGCGGATTCTCCCCCGCCCGCGTCGAATGAACGAGCTGAGCCCCACCCTGAGGCATTCGCGCATGACCACTCGCTCACGCGAGTCCACCTACCGCCCCCAGTCAGACGACACGTCGGTCGAGGCCGACCGGCTGATGTTCGACCTCTATCGCCGACTGACGCCCGCGGAGCGATGCGCCCGGATCGTGTCGGCCGCGAGGGCCGGAGAGGCGCTCGAGATGGCCGGAGTGCGGCTGCGCGAGCCTGGTGCGTCCGACGCCGAGCACCGGCGGCATCTGATGTCGAGGCGCGTCGAGCGGCTCGCAGCCGCCGGCCACCCATTCGAGCAGACCTCGCCAGCCATGACCGAATCGACTGACTCGTCCAACCCCATCGACATCGCGCTTCAGGTAATCGCCATCTTCGAGGCGCTCGACATCGCCTACGCCGTGGGCGGAGCGATCGCCAGTGCGGTACACGGCGAGCCGCGGTTCACCGAGGACGTGGACATCGCGGCCGACATCCGGGAACGGCACGTCGCCGGCCTGATCGCGCGCCTGAGAGAAGCCTTTCTCGTCCCGGAGGAGCAGGTCCACCGGGCTGTGCGCGAGGGCACGTCGTTCAGTGTCATCCACTTGGCGGCCGTACGAAAGGTCGATGTCTTCGTCGTCTGGGGACAGCCACTCCGCCGGGGTCAGTTGGAACGCCGCCAACTGGTGAACCTCGGCAGCACACAGCTCCACGTCGTCTCACCCGAGGGCATCGTCCTGCAGAAGCTGATCTGGTACCGCAAGGGCGGTGAGGTGTCCGACCGCCAATGGCGTGACGTTCTCGGTGTGCTGAAGCTGCAGGGCGACCGCCTCGATGTCGCGTATCTCCACCAGGGCGCGCGGGCCGGCGACACGGCCGCGCTCCTCGAGCGGGCGCTGCGTGAGGCAGACCTGCAGCCGCCGACGTAAGCAGGCTTCCACCGGAAGATGCAGCACCATGCGCAGCTCGTTTCTCGTCACCTACGACATCTGCGACGACAAGCGGCTGGCCAGGGTCTACAAGACCATGCGCGGGTTCGGCGACCACCTGCAGCTCTCCGTCTTCGAGTGCCAGTTCACGCCCACGGACCTCGCGCGGTGCCGTCATCGCCTGAGCGAGATCATCGACCATCGCGCCGATCAGGTGCTGTTCGTCGACCTCGGGCCGGCCGAGGGACGCGGCGAGCGGGTCATCACGGCCCTCGGACGCGCCTACACCCCCATCGACGCCCCCTGCATCATCGTCGACGGCGAGCGCCGGCGCTGAGCGCAGCCCTCGACACCCAAGGAGGGATCATGAGCGCCGATCCTGCTGTCGCACGTCAGAGCCTGCCGGGGCCCGGGCGGCCACTCGACGCCTCGCTGAGGCAGCCCGCTGCGGCATTGCCCGCCTACATGCCGGCAAGAATGTTGAACGAGTTCGTGTACTGCCCGCGGCTCTTCTACTACGAATGGGTGGAGGGCGTGTTCGCGCACAGCGTGGATACCGTCGAGGGCTCGCAGCGTCACGAGAAGCTCGAGCGGAAGGAGGATGCGCTCGCGCCGGCAGCCGAGGCCGGCGACCAACGCGTGCACGCCCGATCCGTGACGTTGTCGAGCGATGCCCTGGGGCTCATCGCGAAGGTCGATCTCGTCGAAGGCGAAGGCGCCGTGGTCTCGCCCGTCGACTACAAGGTGGGCGCGCCTAAATCGGGCGATGACGGGCCCGAGGCCTGGCCGGCCGATCGTGTCCAGGTGTGCGCGCAGGCGCTCGTCCTCCGCGAGAACGGCTACACGGTCGACGAG
This region of Acidobacteriota bacterium genomic DNA includes:
- the cas3u gene encoding type I-U CRISPR-associated helicase/endonuclease Cas3; the encoded protein is MSATTAATFEAFFEAVHGSAPFPWQTRLATRVLTEGRWPDLLDLPTGTGKTSAIDVALFALAARPDVFPRRIVLVVDRRVVVDQAATHALDIRTALMAAQDGAAREVARALRALFGGAETEPPFAVSVLRGGMPRDEQWAERPDRPVVALSTVDQVGSRLLFRGYGVSPRMAPLHAGLLGNDTLFLLDEVQLSTAFAETLRALEARWRRWHLRANPAMLPDRWAVVRMSATPLDTGDEAPARLALDTDDRAHPMLSRRLAARKLAALELVKVSGDEAGRARLFAERCAGAARARVVEGAHATAVVVNRVDTARRVYRHLTAETPREFDVALLTGRMRPLDRADIMGDSADATSLAARILAGRLRRHDGRPIVVVATQCIEAGADFDFDALVTECASLDALRQRFGRVDRRGELGESRSTILLRHDQIGEKADDPVYGRAVALTWEWLGAEADAKGPGGVVDFGIAGFPQLPETAGDMAALCSPVVRAPVLLPAYLDAWAQTSPRPEPDPDVSLWLHGPKRGVAEVRIVWRADVDEHQLNGDADETRATAATGRHLAEPDTREIERRRDVAERLRPQLEVCPPSSLEALSVPLPAMRAWLARGPAEPVADVEGTSDANAERREAQGSSARARLCVRYDRGGIEVVGPDAIHPEDTLVVPSSYGGLAAGSWDPEAPTFVRDLGDWAQLVHHGRPVLRLVPANLAGPPVQPADESARWASSFWCPPAAARDVPSIPHVDDSNIDLREAAGLWLDSVRDVAGVRLQQIVRALAPAASRARFRVVEVGGHRIALVGTRRVRVQTPHAPLEDTLGEVLTEDDDSASFAGREVTLQGHLSDVGVLARRFAEQLRLPSDVAEDLALAGALHDIGKADRRFQQMLAGGSEVRLALQREPLAKSTGEARDVASRDRARLRAGYPTGYRHELLSVAMLESSALLERAHDRNLVLHLVGSHHGWCRPFAPARDPGPSLEVEWVVDGYRLRADAAHHLARLDSGVADRFFDLVERYGWWGLAWLEAILRLADHRASEAAASLGEPVTR
- a CDS encoding nucleotidyl transferase AbiEii/AbiGii toxin family protein, yielding MTTRSRESTYRPQSDDTSVEADRLMFDLYRRLTPAERCARIVSAARAGEALEMAGVRLREPGASDAEHRRHLMSRRVERLAAAGHPFEQTSPAMTESTDSSNPIDIALQVIAIFEALDIAYAVGGAIASAVHGEPRFTEDVDIAADIRERHVAGLIARLREAFLVPEEQVHRAVREGTSFSVIHLAAVRKVDVFVVWGQPLRRGQLERRQLVNLGSTQLHVVSPEGIVLQKLIWYRKGGEVSDRQWRDVLGVLKLQGDRLDVAYLHQGARAGDTAALLERALREADLQPPT
- the cas2 gene encoding CRISPR-associated endonuclease Cas2; the encoded protein is MRSSFLVTYDICDDKRLARVYKTMRGFGDHLQLSVFECQFTPTDLARCRHRLSEIIDHRADQVLFVDLGPAEGRGERVITALGRAYTPIDAPCIIVDGERRR